Below is a genomic region from Actinomyces weissii.
CATCGCCGCGGAGGTGGAGGGCTCCCTGCGCCTGACCAGCGGCCCGGCGATCCAGCACGCCGGGGACCTGGCCGCCATCCTCTCCTCCCTGGAGGGGGGCGACGTCCTGTTCATCGACGAGATCCACCGGCTGGCCCGCACCGCGGAGGAGATGCTCTACCTGGCCATGGAGGACTACCGGGTGGACATCGTGGTCGGTAAGGGACCGGGCGCCACCTCTATCCCCCTGACCCTGCCGCCCTTCACCGTGGTGGGGGCAACCACCCGGGCGGGCCTGCTGCCTGCACCGCTGCGCGACCGCTTCGGCTTCACCGGCCACCTGGACTACTACGGTCCTGGTGAGCTCACCCGGATCCTGAGCCGCTCGGCCGGGCTGCTGGGGGTGGGGCTGGAGCCGCAGGCCGCCCAGGAGCTGGCCCGCCGCTCCCGGGGCACGCCCCGCATAGCCAACCGGCTGCTGCGGCGCGTCCAGGACTGGGCACAGGTCCACGGGGCCCCCGGAAGGCTGGACCTGGCCGCCACCCAGGGGGCGCTGGAGGTCTTTGAGGTGGACGCCCTGGGGCTGGACCGGCTGGACCGGCTGGTCCTGGAGGCCCTGTGCACCCGCTTCGGAGGTGGTCCGGTGGGGCTGACCACCTTGGCCGTGAGCGTGGGGGAGGAGCCGGAGACGGTGGAGACGGTGGCTGAGCCCTACCTGGTGCGTGAGGGGCTGGTGGTGCGCACCCCCCGGGGCCGGGCCGCCTCCCCCGCTGCCTACGCCCACCTGGGGCTGGAGGCCCCCCGCGAGGGGATGCTCTTCGGCTGAGCGCCCGCCCGGTGCGCTGTGCCGGTGCGTGCAGACGCTGCGGGCGGTCCCGCCGGTAGCCGCGCCAGGACACGGTGGGATGTGGTTTGCCTTACGTGTGCACCTGAAAACGGGCGTGGTAGCAGTAGCGGCCCCAAGGTGGCCTAGACTCCAACCGTCACGTTCCCAACCAGAGGTGTGCCCAAAATGGATCCCACGCTTATCGTCATGCTAGTCGTCATGGGTGGTGGTTTCTTCCTCATGACCCGTATGGCCAAGCGCCAGCAGGAGAAGATGCAGGCAGAGCAGGACCGGCGCCTGCAGGAGGCGCTGGTGCCCGGCACCTGGGTGCGCACCCACTCCGGCTTCTACGGCAAGCTGGTCGAGGTCGACGGCGACGTCGTCACCCTCGCCACGCCCTTGGGAGACGAGACGCTGTGGCACAAGCGGGCGCTCCTCGGCGCCGAGCAGCCACCTTTTGCCGCCGCTGAGGAGGAGGAGACGAGCAGCCTGGAGCAGGCTGACGTCCCCAAAGACACTGAGGCCGACGAGCCGCAGGCCTGACCGGCCCGGCCCGCAAGAGAACCAGGAAGGGACTCCGTGTCCACCAAACAGTTGAAGTACCCGGGCCGTGTGATCACGGCCCTGCTGATCGTGGTCGCCCTGGCCTACGGGCTCCTGGCCTACGGGAGCAGCACCAGCCGCACCTCCTTCACCCCGGGCCTAGCCCTGGACCTGGAGGGGGGCACCCAGATCATCCTGACGCCCACCACCACCGACGGCTCGGAGATCTCCGAGAAGGACGTGGACCAGGCCATCAGCATCATCCGCCAGCGCGTGGACGCCTCCGGTGTGGCCGAGGCCCAGATCTCCCGGCAGGGCGGGCAGAACATCGTCGTCTCCCTGCCCGGCAGGCCGAGCCCGGAGACCCTGGAGCTGGTGCGCACCTCCGCCGTCCTGTACTTCCGCCCCGTGCTGCGTATCCTGCACGGCTCGGCCGTCCAGGTGGCGGAGGCCCAGAACCAGCTCGCCGCCCAGGCCGCCTCCGCTGCTGCCAGCGCCCCGGCCACGGAGAGTGCCGCTCAGCCCACCGAGGCTCCCAGCCCGGAGGCCACGTCCGAGGCCAGCCCGGAGGCCGCTGCGGAGGCGGAGGCCACGGAACAGCCTGCTGAGCAGGCCACGGAGCAGGCGGTGGACCCGGCCGCTACGCCGTCCGTCCCCACCGAGGTACCCACCCTCACGGCGGAGCAGGTCGCCACCCAGTACGCGGACGCCGACGGCGACGGGCAGGTCACGGACACGCCGCTGCCCGCCACCAGCCAGGACAGCTCCTCTGACGCCGCCCTGACCGAGCAGCTGCTCTACGACGCCTACATGATGGACTGCACGGCGGAGGAGAACCTCAAGGGCGGGACCCAGGACCCGACCAAGGCGGTGATCTCCTGCGACAAGGAGGGCACCGGCACCACCTACGTGCTGGGGCCGGCCGACATCGCGGGCACCGAGATCAAGAACGCCCAGTCCGGCCTGGAGACCACCAGCCAGGGCCAGACCACCAACAAGTGGGTCGTGAACCTGGAGTTCAACGACCAGGGCACCCAGACCTTCGCGGAGGTCTCCCAGCGGTTGGTCGCCTTCCGGGAGCAGGCCAAGGTCGAGAACCAGTCCGCCCAGGGCCAGCCCCAGGCCGTCCCGCCAAGCCACAGCAGTGAGAAGGCCCAGTTCGCCATCGTCCTGGACGGTCTGACCATCATGGCCTCCGGCTTCGCCGAGGGGGTCACCACCGGCATCACCGACGGGCGCGTGCAGATCTCTGGCGGGTTCAAGCAGGTCGGGGCCAACAACCTGGCCAACCAGCTGTCCTTCGGCTCCCTGCCCCTGACCTTCACGGTCCAGTCGGAGCAGCAGATCTCCGCCACCCTGGGCACCGAGCAGCTGCGCAACGGCCTGATCGCCGGGCTGATCGGCTTCCTGCTGATCATTGTCTACCTGGCCTGGCAGTACCGGGGCCTGGCGGTCGTGGCCGTGGCCTCCTTGCTGGTGGCCGCCCTGATCACCTACGTGGTGATCGCGCTGCTGAGCTGGTCGATCGGCTACCGCCTGTCCCTGGCGGGCGTGGCGGGCCTGATCGTGTCAATCGGTATCACCATGGACTCCTTCATCA
It encodes:
- the ruvB gene encoding Holliday junction branch migration DNA helicase RuvB, with product MAEWEQAPARVVGPGADEAERASEAALRPKRLEDFIGQEVVRGQLSVVLRAAIARGATPDHVLLSGPPGLGKTTLAMIIAAEVEGSLRLTSGPAIQHAGDLAAILSSLEGGDVLFIDEIHRLARTAEEMLYLAMEDYRVDIVVGKGPGATSIPLTLPPFTVVGATTRAGLLPAPLRDRFGFTGHLDYYGPGELTRILSRSAGLLGVGLEPQAAQELARRSRGTPRIANRLLRRVQDWAQVHGAPGRLDLAATQGALEVFEVDALGLDRLDRLVLEALCTRFGGGPVGLTTLAVSVGEEPETVETVAEPYLVREGLVVRTPRGRAASPAAYAHLGLEAPREGMLFG
- a CDS encoding preprotein translocase subunit YajC gives rise to the protein MDPTLIVMLVVMGGGFFLMTRMAKRQQEKMQAEQDRRLQEALVPGTWVRTHSGFYGKLVEVDGDVVTLATPLGDETLWHKRALLGAEQPPFAAAEEEETSSLEQADVPKDTEADEPQA
- the secD gene encoding protein translocase subunit SecD, yielding MSTKQLKYPGRVITALLIVVALAYGLLAYGSSTSRTSFTPGLALDLEGGTQIILTPTTTDGSEISEKDVDQAISIIRQRVDASGVAEAQISRQGGQNIVVSLPGRPSPETLELVRTSAVLYFRPVLRILHGSAVQVAEAQNQLAAQAASAAASAPATESAAQPTEAPSPEATSEASPEAAAEAEATEQPAEQATEQAVDPAATPSVPTEVPTLTAEQVATQYADADGDGQVTDTPLPATSQDSSSDAALTEQLLYDAYMMDCTAEENLKGGTQDPTKAVISCDKEGTGTTYVLGPADIAGTEIKNAQSGLETTSQGQTTNKWVVNLEFNDQGTQTFAEVSQRLVAFREQAKVENQSAQGQPQAVPPSHSSEKAQFAIVLDGLTIMASGFAEGVTTGITDGRVQISGGFKQVGANNLANQLSFGSLPLTFTVQSEQQISATLGTEQLRNGLIAGLIGFLLIIVYLAWQYRGLAVVAVASLLVAALITYVVIALLSWSIGYRLSLAGVAGLIVSIGITMDSFIIYFERIRDEVRHGRTLRASVDEGWRHARQTIVVSDSVNLVAAVVLYFLAVGGVQGFAFTLGVTTVVDLLVIFMFTHPMMVFILRFAFFGEGHRLSGLDPERLGADSLAAYGKGRQAVAEAVTGSLARRKAQERRAAVRAAGDDALEAGSANGKDGAQA